One window from the genome of Streptomyces sp. NBC_00287 encodes:
- a CDS encoding VWA domain-containing protein, whose translation MTAPERSRPEDHAMTTPDPALERWRLILGAPAERCTGPLQGSTAARDTALDWLYGRDEDLRRRGVRRPSGSREGGSGPSQLTAVDWLDDIHRLFPKETVERLERDAVESYGIQEIVTDPDVLARVEPSQTMLRAVLRTKHLMNPQVLAAARRIVEAVVRDLMERLRPEVRQAFTGSRSRRPSRLPLARDFDFRTTIRANLAHYQPEERRILIQRPHFHARTRRHLEQWQLVLLVDQSGSMAGSVIHSAVTAACLWNLPGLKTHLVAFDTEVVDLTSEVSDPVELLMGVQLGGGTDIARAVDYGAGLVDNPRRAIVALISDFYEGGDPYRLVRTVRGLVEQGTTVLCLAALDEAADPVYDRSLAARLAEAGAPVGAMTPGRLAEFVAEKVGR comes from the coding sequence ATGACCGCCCCTGAACGTTCACGGCCCGAGGACCACGCCATGACCACCCCCGACCCCGCGCTGGAACGCTGGCGCCTCATCCTCGGTGCCCCCGCCGAGCGCTGCACCGGCCCCCTCCAAGGCTCCACCGCCGCCCGCGACACGGCACTCGACTGGCTCTACGGCCGCGACGAGGACCTGCGCCGGCGCGGTGTGCGGCGGCCTTCCGGATCGCGGGAAGGTGGCAGCGGGCCCTCCCAGCTCACCGCCGTGGACTGGCTCGACGACATCCACCGGCTGTTTCCGAAGGAGACGGTGGAGCGGCTGGAGCGGGACGCCGTCGAGAGTTACGGCATCCAGGAGATCGTCACCGACCCCGACGTCCTCGCCCGCGTCGAGCCCAGCCAGACGATGCTGCGTGCGGTACTTCGCACCAAGCACCTCATGAACCCTCAAGTCCTCGCCGCCGCACGCCGTATCGTCGAGGCCGTCGTACGGGATCTGATGGAGCGGCTGCGCCCGGAGGTCCGCCAGGCCTTCACCGGCTCCCGCTCCCGCCGCCCGAGCCGGCTGCCCCTGGCCCGCGACTTCGACTTCCGCACCACCATCCGCGCCAACCTCGCCCACTACCAGCCCGAGGAACGCCGCATCCTCATCCAGCGCCCGCACTTCCACGCGCGCACCCGCCGCCACCTGGAACAGTGGCAACTCGTGCTGCTGGTCGACCAGTCGGGCTCGATGGCCGGTTCCGTGATCCACTCGGCGGTCACTGCGGCCTGTCTGTGGAACCTGCCAGGGCTGAAGACTCACCTGGTCGCCTTCGACACCGAGGTCGTGGACCTCACCTCCGAAGTGTCCGATCCGGTCGAGCTGTTGATGGGGGTGCAGCTCGGCGGCGGTACCGACATCGCGCGGGCCGTGGACTACGGCGCCGGACTGGTCGACAACCCGCGGCGCGCGATCGTCGCCCTCATCTCGGACTTCTACGAGGGAGGCGACCCGTACCGCCTGGTCCGTACCGTCCGGGGACTGGTCGAGCAGGGCACCACGGTGCTCTGCCTCGCCGCCCTCGACGAGGCCGCCGATCCCGTCTACGACCGCTCCCTGGCCGCCCGTCTGGCGGAGGCCGGCGCTCCGGTGGGCGCGATGACACCGGGACGGCTCGCGGAGTTCGTCGCGGAGAAGGTGGGCCGATAG
- a CDS encoding DUF5682 family protein, with product MPSASGGPAVFLGVRHHSPACARLVARAIATLRPAYVLVEGPADMNGRLDELLLGHRLPVAVFSHYRDESRVATSWAPLCDYSPEWIALREGRAAGAEVRFIDLPAWHPAFTERAEGAANRYADAETRYAEATGRLCAHFSVDSVDALWDRLFEVTDDRDDADALQARLDTYFDLVRGDAEPDVGDRAREEYMASWVRAAVADSDGRPVLVVTGGFHRPALRALAYGEDREDQAEGGWPEVPRPPDGALGGSFLVPYSFRQLDAFGGYQSGMPSPGYYQRLWEDGPGAAAQGLLRGVAERLRSRRIPVSTADLIAARGLAQGLALLRGHPYETRVDVLDGLAGALIADDLDGPLPWTTRGTLHAGTHPVVAEMVAACTGDTEGRLHPDTPLPPLVHDVTEQLARLGLADADRPVTLDLTDPSGLTRSRVLHRLRVLGIPGFTRVSGPADGADPVFTERWEPGPAGGREAALIEAGAYGARLDEAASVLLAERAQAAGTDAGPLAGLLFDAVLCGVGALCAELLDRLAAQVGQVRELGPLGEVLATALGLWRHDRVFGVARGRLLGGVVAGAVERVFWLAEGLHGGDGVDLGRLRALAAVRDALLHAPELLPLTREAAAEAAGRIAGDALAPADLRGAAFGLRRTLGGAGSSATAVRTLASAASDAPADDAVHTLASAASDDPADDAVHTLAAPETPTDTAAHTPAPDDPATAVKTLAPDTLGDWLAGLFAVAREVVTGGEESLVDVLDDIVAAMPEDDFLTGLPALRQAFAFFPPRERERIAERLLERRGKRGSARALLRTTADPLQLARARALEENVARLLTRHGLRTTP from the coding sequence ATGCCGTCCGCGTCCGGCGGTCCCGCTGTCTTTCTCGGCGTGCGCCACCACTCCCCCGCCTGTGCCCGGCTCGTCGCGCGGGCGATTGCGACGCTGCGTCCGGCGTACGTCCTGGTGGAGGGGCCGGCGGATATGAACGGGCGGCTGGACGAGTTGTTGCTCGGACACCGGTTGCCGGTCGCCGTGTTCAGTCACTACCGGGACGAGTCGAGGGTCGCGACCTCCTGGGCGCCGCTGTGCGACTACTCCCCGGAGTGGATCGCGCTGCGGGAGGGGCGGGCCGCGGGAGCGGAGGTGCGGTTCATCGATCTGCCGGCCTGGCATCCGGCGTTCACCGAACGCGCCGAGGGCGCCGCCAACCGCTATGCCGATGCCGAGACGCGATACGCGGAGGCGACCGGGCGGCTGTGCGCGCACTTCTCGGTGGACTCGGTGGACGCGCTGTGGGACCGCCTGTTCGAGGTCACGGACGACCGGGACGACGCCGACGCCCTCCAGGCCCGCCTGGACACCTACTTCGACCTGGTCCGCGGCGACGCCGAGCCGGACGTCGGCGACCGGGCACGCGAGGAGTACATGGCGTCCTGGGTGCGGGCGGCCGTGGCTGACTCGGACGGGCGGCCGGTTTTGGTGGTGACCGGCGGTTTCCATCGACCGGCGCTGCGGGCGTTGGCATACGGGGAGGACCGGGAGGACCAGGCGGAGGGCGGCTGGCCGGAGGTTCCGCGGCCGCCCGATGGTGCGCTCGGGGGGAGTTTTCTGGTGCCGTACTCCTTTCGGCAGTTGGATGCCTTCGGTGGGTATCAGTCGGGCATGCCCTCGCCCGGCTACTACCAGCGGCTGTGGGAGGACGGACCGGGGGCGGCGGCGCAGGGGCTGCTGCGTGGCGTCGCCGAGCGGTTGCGCAGTCGCAGAATCCCGGTGTCCACGGCCGACCTGATCGCCGCGCGTGGTCTGGCCCAGGGTCTGGCCCTGCTGCGCGGGCACCCGTACGAGACCAGGGTCGATGTCCTCGACGGACTCGCCGGCGCGCTGATCGCCGACGACCTGGACGGTCCGCTGCCGTGGACCACCCGGGGCACGTTGCACGCGGGCACCCATCCGGTGGTGGCGGAGATGGTCGCCGCCTGCACCGGCGACACCGAGGGCCGACTGCACCCGGACACCCCGCTGCCCCCGCTGGTGCACGATGTGACCGAGCAGCTGGCCCGCCTGGGACTGGCGGACGCGGACCGCCCCGTCACCCTCGACCTCACCGACCCGTCCGGTCTGACCCGCAGCCGGGTCCTGCACCGCCTGCGGGTGCTCGGCATCCCCGGCTTCACCCGTGTCTCGGGCCCGGCCGACGGTGCCGATCCGGTGTTCACCGAGCGTTGGGAGCCGGGACCGGCGGGGGGTCGTGAGGCCGCGCTGATCGAGGCGGGCGCGTACGGGGCGCGGCTGGACGAGGCGGCCTCGGTGCTGCTCGCCGAGCGCGCCCAGGCCGCGGGCACGGACGCCGGGCCGCTCGCCGGGCTGCTGTTCGACGCGGTGCTGTGCGGAGTCGGGGCGCTCTGCGCGGAGCTGCTGGACAGGCTCGCGGCGCAGGTGGGTCAGGTCCGGGAACTGGGTCCGCTCGGCGAGGTGTTGGCCACGGCACTCGGGCTGTGGCGCCACGACCGAGTGTTCGGCGTGGCTCGCGGCAGACTGCTGGGCGGTGTCGTCGCGGGCGCCGTCGAGCGGGTGTTCTGGCTGGCGGAGGGGCTGCACGGCGGCGACGGGGTGGACCTCGGGCGCCTGCGCGCACTGGCGGCCGTACGGGACGCGCTGCTGCACGCCCCCGAACTCCTGCCACTCACGAGAGAAGCCGCCGCGGAGGCCGCCGGCCGCATCGCCGGGGACGCCCTGGCCCCGGCGGACTTGAGGGGCGCCGCGTTTGGGCTGCGCAGGACGCTGGGCGGGGCCGGGAGCTCGGCTACGGCGGTACGGACACTCGCGTCGGCGGCTTCGGATGCGCCGGCCGACGACGCCGTACACACATTGGCGTCGGCAGCTTCGGACGACCCGGCCGACGACGCCGTACACACACTCGCGGCCCCCGAAACCCCGACCGACACCGCCGCGCACACACCTGCCCCCGACGACCCCGCAACAGCCGTAAAAACCCTCGCCCCCGACACCCTCGGTGACTGGCTCGCCGGGCTGTTCGCCGTGGCTCGGGAGGTGGTCACCGGTGGGGAAGAGTCGCTGGTCGACGTGCTGGACGACATCGTCGCGGCCATGCCCGAAGACGACTTCCTCACCGGTCTGCCCGCGCTGCGCCAGGCCTTCGCCTTCTTTCCGCCCCGCGAGCGGGAGCGCATCGCCGAGCGGCTATTGGAGCGGCGCGGTAAGCGCGGCTCGGCCCGTGCGTTGCTGCGGACGACGGCGGATCCGCTGCAACTGGCCCGCGCCAGGGCCCTGGAGGAGAACGTGGCCAGACTGCTCACCCGCCACGGCCTGAGGACGACGCCATGA
- a CDS encoding ATP-binding protein produces MSITREHEEQLQRPPAEVRYADELAALRAADDDPRPPGWQLSLRAARRFVVGDEQAGISRKFVGNVSLVERALVTLATNRGLMLVGEPGTAKSLLSELIAAAVSGDSALTVQGGAATTEDQIKYSWNYALLVSEGPSTRSLVPAPMLRGMAEGRIVRFEEITRCPLEVQDCLLSLLSDRVIAVPELDGPQGMVFARQGFNVIATANTRDRGVNEMSAALKRRFNFETVFPIADFDTELALVEAEATALLAQSGVTAPPRRDVLEVLVGTFRELRGSADRGERMSTVMSTAEAVSVAHAVGVRGWFLRGESGTAADVVASLAGTAAKDSPEDLARLRRFLEQEVPRRGGGQWRALHDARHLLVD; encoded by the coding sequence GTGAGCATCACCAGGGAACACGAGGAGCAGCTCCAGCGCCCGCCCGCCGAGGTCCGCTACGCCGACGAGCTCGCCGCCCTGCGCGCCGCCGACGACGACCCCCGTCCGCCCGGCTGGCAGCTCAGTCTGCGCGCCGCCCGCCGGTTCGTGGTCGGTGACGAACAGGCCGGTATCAGCCGGAAGTTCGTCGGCAATGTCTCCCTGGTGGAGCGGGCCCTGGTGACGCTGGCCACCAACCGGGGCCTGATGCTCGTAGGAGAACCGGGCACGGCGAAGTCGCTGCTGTCCGAGCTGATCGCGGCGGCGGTCAGCGGGGACTCCGCGCTCACCGTGCAGGGCGGCGCCGCGACCACCGAGGATCAGATCAAGTACTCCTGGAACTACGCTCTGCTGGTCTCGGAGGGCCCCTCGACCCGCTCCCTCGTCCCGGCGCCCATGTTGCGCGGCATGGCGGAGGGCCGGATCGTGCGGTTCGAGGAGATCACCCGCTGTCCGCTGGAGGTGCAGGACTGTCTGCTTTCGCTGCTCTCCGACCGGGTCATCGCCGTCCCGGAGCTGGACGGGCCGCAGGGCATGGTCTTCGCCCGCCAGGGCTTCAATGTCATCGCCACCGCCAACACCCGCGACCGGGGCGTCAACGAGATGAGCGCCGCGCTCAAGCGCCGCTTCAACTTCGAGACGGTCTTCCCCATCGCCGACTTCGACACCGAACTGGCCCTGGTCGAGGCCGAGGCGACAGCGCTTCTGGCGCAGTCGGGGGTCACGGCTCCGCCGCGCCGGGACGTGCTGGAGGTCCTGGTGGGAACCTTCCGTGAGCTGCGCGGTTCCGCCGATCGCGGCGAGCGGATGTCGACGGTGATGAGCACCGCGGAGGCCGTGTCCGTCGCGCACGCGGTCGGGGTGCGCGGCTGGTTCCTGCGCGGCGAGTCCGGCACGGCGGCCGACGTGGTGGCGAGCCTCGCGGGTACGGCGGCGAAGGACAGCCCCGAGGATCTGGCGAGACTGCGCCGCTTCTTGGAGCAGGAGGTGCCGCGCCGCGGGGGCGGACAGTGGCGGGCGCTGCATGATGCTCGGCATCTGTTGGTGGACTGA
- a CDS encoding DUF4132 domain-containing protein produces the protein MAAATDNAAAASRTVTVSGGGYGDSHLDRAVGRGAGRRGGAVRRWELVGDGSAKFWEAEAEGATVTVRYGRVGAQGRTQPKELGSAEAAEAYLAKGIAEKEGKGYREVEVAADPEPAVLPDEDTFVMPAAWRRLVHPRRGGIPRTVPELRADAQELLDGRLKEEAGWIEQMLAAPESDPRIVDAVRAHLKGSQSPLGAAALASLTMHYQLPDGVFVDAWVRAHGLAFAARAVVEYFDIETHWMQHGGHRQDPRIGFRAGTTTGSGHWGGPFASRLRALLAVADEDIFQETVAVLAECRDSVRRRVVVAYVVPSEHDWVADACTDADKIDTGLRSLLLCSLNSPEQLATVGTSLHLGWNDWTMPMVASLAEGIGPHIAPVLERGIETAYGSDRVRAFSATLVELPTDEAFGVLLARVEDKNVRPYLMEAMRRRPVRALRLLGAAATGTAKYASTVEQLLVAHIQTHAELTAAVLPELPARVAEFIEPRLAFRDRVAEASAEALPALLVSPPWAKQRKAAKARVAAKAPVAPEPKVVWRPDEQKAWAGVSSWYSTWRGKYEWKEEIKTLQNGGQLSDVRQARLFVTAPEDVVRPLLAHCAPEDYWDGEAALKPVAARFGVDALPLMLRAATRHPATLSMLVMPYLSVEVAGLVSDWLARLKSADALARAWLKRHGLATVPCLLPHAVGKAGHARRGAERALRLLVEAHGREAVLAAVAESGQAAAGIVSEALDADPLESALPTRMPTVGAWAEPALLPQIVLKEGGAALPADAVRNALMVLALSKPGDVYPGLDVLTEHCTADSLAAFAWGLFEQWRLAGMPAKESWALHALGWLGDDEVVRRLTPVVRAWPGESAHHRAVEGLNVLATIGSDVALLHLHGIAQRVPFKALKTRAQEKIAEVAEGLGLTGEQLGDRLVPDFGLNADGSTVIDYGPRQFTVGFDEQLRPYVRDADGKHRKALPTPAAKDDPELAPAERKRFAALKKDARTVATDQVRRLEAAMVAQRSWTAGEFRDLFVAHPLLWHLVRRLVWLSETDGEVTAFRVAEDRTFADVEDDELTLPEGASIRLAHPLNLGGELGAWSELFADYEILQPFPQLGRAVHALTEEEAAEHRLARFEGATVPVGKLLGLTKRGWERGEPQDAGVERWFFRRIDEGRYLVIDLDPGIAVGAVDMLGDQTFNAVWLNTTPDDYWRNRKNDLSFAGLDPVIASELLADLTEVTAK, from the coding sequence ATGGCAGCCGCCACTGACAACGCCGCCGCGGCCTCCCGGACGGTCACTGTCAGTGGGGGCGGCTACGGTGACAGCCACTTGGATCGAGCGGTCGGCCGGGGGGCCGGGCGGAGGGGAGGGGCTGTGCGGCGCTGGGAGTTGGTCGGTGACGGCTCGGCGAAGTTCTGGGAGGCGGAGGCCGAGGGGGCGACGGTCACCGTGCGCTACGGGAGGGTCGGGGCGCAGGGGCGTACGCAGCCGAAGGAGTTGGGCTCGGCGGAGGCGGCCGAGGCGTATCTGGCGAAGGGCATCGCGGAGAAGGAGGGGAAGGGGTATCGGGAGGTGGAGGTCGCTGCCGACCCCGAGCCGGCGGTGCTTCCCGACGAGGACACCTTCGTCATGCCCGCCGCTTGGCGTCGCCTGGTCCACCCGAGGCGCGGCGGCATCCCTCGGACCGTCCCCGAACTCCGTGCCGATGCCCAGGAGTTGTTGGACGGCCGGCTGAAGGAGGAGGCCGGCTGGATCGAGCAGATGCTCGCCGCGCCGGAGAGCGACCCGCGGATCGTGGATGCCGTCCGCGCGCATCTGAAGGGCAGTCAGAGCCCCCTCGGCGCTGCCGCCCTGGCATCGCTGACCATGCACTACCAGCTCCCCGACGGCGTGTTCGTGGACGCCTGGGTCCGCGCGCACGGCCTGGCCTTCGCCGCGCGGGCGGTGGTGGAGTACTTCGACATCGAGACCCACTGGATGCAGCACGGCGGGCATCGCCAGGATCCCCGGATCGGCTTCCGCGCCGGCACGACCACCGGGAGCGGCCACTGGGGTGGTCCGTTCGCCAGCCGGCTGCGCGCCCTGCTGGCCGTCGCCGACGAGGACATCTTCCAGGAGACCGTCGCCGTCCTCGCCGAGTGCCGGGACAGCGTGCGCCGTCGGGTCGTCGTGGCGTACGTCGTGCCCAGCGAGCACGACTGGGTCGCCGATGCCTGCACGGACGCGGACAAGATCGACACGGGCCTGCGGAGCTTGCTGCTGTGCTCGCTGAACTCCCCCGAGCAGCTCGCCACCGTCGGCACCTCCCTCCACCTCGGCTGGAACGACTGGACGATGCCGATGGTCGCCTCGCTCGCCGAGGGCATCGGCCCGCACATCGCGCCCGTGCTGGAGCGGGGCATCGAAACGGCGTACGGCTCCGACCGGGTGCGTGCCTTCTCGGCCACCTTGGTGGAGCTGCCGACGGACGAGGCGTTCGGGGTGCTGCTGGCCCGCGTCGAGGACAAGAACGTACGGCCGTATCTGATGGAGGCGATGCGGCGCCGGCCCGTGCGCGCGCTGCGTCTGTTGGGTGCGGCGGCGACCGGCACGGCCAAGTACGCGTCGACTGTGGAGCAGTTGCTGGTCGCGCACATCCAGACGCACGCCGAGCTGACGGCTGCGGTGCTGCCCGAACTCCCCGCGCGTGTGGCCGAGTTCATCGAGCCGCGGCTCGCCTTCCGGGACCGGGTGGCCGAGGCTTCGGCGGAGGCCTTGCCCGCGCTGCTGGTCAGCCCACCGTGGGCGAAGCAGCGCAAGGCCGCGAAGGCGCGCGTGGCGGCGAAGGCGCCGGTCGCCCCGGAGCCGAAGGTCGTCTGGCGGCCCGATGAGCAGAAGGCCTGGGCCGGGGTCAGCTCCTGGTACTCCACCTGGCGGGGCAAGTACGAGTGGAAAGAGGAGATCAAGACCCTGCAGAACGGCGGGCAGTTGTCGGACGTCCGCCAGGCCCGGCTGTTCGTGACCGCGCCCGAGGACGTGGTCCGCCCGCTGCTGGCGCACTGCGCCCCCGAGGACTACTGGGACGGCGAGGCCGCGCTGAAGCCGGTGGCCGCGCGGTTCGGGGTGGACGCTCTGCCGCTGATGCTGCGCGCCGCGACGCGACATCCCGCCACCCTGAGCATGCTGGTCATGCCGTATCTGAGCGTCGAGGTCGCCGGTCTGGTCAGCGACTGGCTGGCCCGGCTGAAGTCCGCCGACGCCCTGGCCCGCGCCTGGCTGAAGCGGCACGGTCTCGCCACCGTCCCGTGTCTGCTCCCGCACGCGGTGGGCAAGGCCGGTCACGCCCGGCGGGGCGCCGAGCGGGCGCTGCGGCTGCTGGTGGAGGCCCATGGCCGCGAGGCCGTGCTGGCGGCCGTCGCCGAGTCCGGTCAGGCGGCCGCGGGCATCGTCTCCGAGGCGCTGGACGCCGATCCGCTGGAGAGCGCGCTGCCGACGCGGATGCCGACCGTGGGCGCCTGGGCCGAGCCCGCGCTGCTGCCGCAGATCGTGCTCAAGGAGGGCGGCGCCGCCCTTCCCGCCGACGCGGTGCGCAACGCCCTCATGGTCCTGGCGCTGTCCAAGCCCGGCGATGTCTACCCAGGCCTCGACGTGCTGACCGAGCACTGCACCGCCGACTCCCTCGCCGCCTTCGCCTGGGGCCTGTTCGAGCAGTGGCGCCTGGCCGGTATGCCCGCGAAGGAGAGCTGGGCGCTGCATGCTCTGGGCTGGCTGGGAGACGACGAGGTCGTACGGCGGCTCACTCCCGTGGTGCGCGCCTGGCCCGGCGAGTCCGCCCATCACCGCGCGGTGGAAGGGCTGAACGTGCTCGCGACGATCGGCAGCGATGTGGCACTGCTGCATCTGCACGGCATCGCCCAGCGTGTGCCGTTCAAGGCGCTGAAGACGCGCGCCCAGGAGAAGATCGCCGAGGTCGCCGAGGGACTCGGACTGACCGGTGAGCAGTTGGGCGACCGGCTCGTGCCCGACTTCGGCCTGAACGCGGACGGCAGCACCGTCATCGACTACGGCCCCCGGCAGTTCACCGTCGGCTTCGACGAGCAGTTGCGGCCCTACGTCCGGGACGCCGACGGCAAGCACCGCAAGGCCCTGCCCACCCCCGCCGCCAAGGACGACCCGGAGCTGGCCCCGGCCGAGCGCAAGCGGTTCGCCGCGCTGAAGAAGGACGCCCGTACCGTCGCCACCGACCAGGTACGGCGGCTCGAGGCGGCGATGGTGGCGCAACGCTCCTGGACGGCCGGGGAGTTCCGGGACCTGTTCGTCGCCCATCCGCTGCTGTGGCACCTGGTCCGGCGGCTGGTCTGGCTCAGTGAGACCGACGGCGAGGTGACGGCGTTCCGGGTCGCGGAGGACCGTACGTTCGCCGACGTCGAGGACGACGAGCTGACGCTGCCCGAGGGGGCGAGCATCCGGCTCGCCCATCCGCTGAACCTGGGCGGGGAACTGGGCGCCTGGTCGGAGCTGTTCGCCGACTACGAGATCCTTCAGCCCTTCCCGCAGCTCGGCCGTGCCGTGCACGCGCTCACCGAGGAGGAGGCCGCGGAGCACCGGCTGGCCCGGTTCGAGGGCGCCACCGTGCCGGTCGGGAAGCTGCTCGGGCTCACCAAGCGCGGGTGGGAACGGGGCGAGCCGCAGGACGCGGGCGTGGAGCGCTGGTTCTTCCGGCGTATCGACGAGGGCCGGTACCTGGTCATCGACCTCGACCCCGGCATCGCCGTCGGCGCCGTGGACATGCTGGGTGATCAGACCTTCAACGCCGTATGGCTGAACACGACCCCCGACGACTACTGGCGCAACCGGAAGAACGACCTCAGCTTCGCCGGGCTCGACCCGGTCATCGCCTCCGAGCTGCTCGCCGACCTCACGGAGGTGACCGCGAAGTGA
- a CDS encoding DUF4132 domain-containing protein, with protein sequence MNLADRLMNALTDPDSTYDDTSADMSRISDEELGALVVAANDVATWIRPAALARAAVERAAEERQPRYTPEACRRMFEVLVGRTEREDFADLTLGLAAVQHCTGPLPDVSEPVRALLELRLAENKVRQPYALLAVAGLAGEETLRRAVEGLSRDAGPIVADETAVVAGLSRDEQLLLAGIDRDHPFGTPPPADAWRGSAVTSAYVAFARRALEAAADRTDAIHAGVIPYRSDKAFTDREVLAVGQAARVALLRDEPWLPELFDRLLPGVAIAPTAARTLPSQAMLYEVVRAAQDFPTPELVTAIRTVRRNVRHAGVPKQLDKMIKKVEAALAERTDVALRLPRLDFDDEGVLRRAAGDYTAVLTVTESATLTWEKDGRPLRSTPAPVRRDHPALVREVRELGKRVDAQLVTLARALEGGFTVDTVHPYGWWRTELAGHPLARTVVRRLIWEIEVAPGDWRAVLPEAADELPDAPADARVRLWHPLRADADAVRTWRDLLTEARIRQPFKQAFREIYRLTPAEQETRGYSNRFAGHLVHYRRMFALFRARGWSSGRLGPWDIGDETDAERVLAAGEWRIRFFHSWADWAGEDELAATDQVRFDRRAESGWREVPLAEVPELVFSEAMRDVDLFVGVTSIAADPDWTDRGPERAYWERASFAELTESADARRDALERIVPRLKIADRCSLDGRFLVVRGELRTYRIHIGSANILMEPDGAYLCIVPARQKSDGKVFLPFEDERLSLILSKAFLLAADTEITDETIRRQIGRRS encoded by the coding sequence ATGAACCTCGCCGACCGGCTGATGAACGCGCTGACCGACCCGGACTCGACATACGACGACACGTCGGCCGACATGTCGCGGATCTCCGACGAGGAACTCGGCGCCCTGGTCGTCGCGGCCAACGACGTGGCCACCTGGATCCGGCCGGCCGCCCTGGCCCGCGCCGCGGTCGAGCGGGCGGCCGAGGAACGGCAGCCGCGCTACACGCCCGAGGCCTGCCGCCGGATGTTCGAGGTGCTCGTGGGACGGACCGAGAGGGAGGACTTCGCGGATCTCACGCTGGGTCTCGCCGCGGTGCAGCACTGCACGGGTCCGCTGCCCGACGTGTCCGAACCGGTCCGAGCCCTGCTCGAGTTGAGACTGGCGGAGAACAAGGTGCGCCAGCCCTACGCACTGCTCGCGGTCGCGGGGCTCGCGGGCGAGGAGACCCTGCGCAGGGCCGTGGAGGGCCTCTCGCGGGACGCGGGACCCATCGTGGCGGACGAGACGGCCGTCGTCGCCGGACTCAGCCGGGACGAACAACTTCTCCTCGCCGGGATCGACCGCGACCACCCCTTCGGCACGCCACCGCCCGCGGACGCATGGCGCGGATCGGCCGTCACCTCCGCCTACGTCGCCTTCGCCCGCCGCGCCCTTGAGGCAGCGGCCGACCGCACCGACGCGATCCACGCGGGCGTGATTCCCTACCGCTCGGACAAGGCGTTCACCGACCGCGAGGTCCTCGCCGTCGGTCAGGCCGCGCGCGTGGCGCTGCTGCGCGACGAGCCCTGGCTCCCGGAGCTGTTCGACCGTCTGCTGCCAGGCGTGGCCATCGCCCCTACGGCCGCCAGGACGCTCCCCTCGCAGGCCATGCTGTACGAAGTGGTGCGCGCCGCCCAGGACTTCCCCACGCCCGAGCTGGTCACCGCGATCCGCACGGTGCGTCGGAACGTCCGGCACGCGGGCGTGCCCAAGCAACTGGACAAGATGATCAAGAAGGTCGAGGCGGCCCTGGCCGAGCGCACCGACGTGGCCCTACGGCTGCCGCGGCTGGACTTCGACGACGAAGGCGTCCTGCGCCGCGCGGCCGGCGACTACACGGCCGTCCTCACGGTCACCGAAAGCGCCACGCTGACCTGGGAGAAGGACGGCCGCCCGCTGCGCAGCACCCCGGCGCCCGTCCGCCGTGACCACCCCGCGCTGGTCAGGGAGGTGCGCGAGCTGGGCAAGCGGGTCGACGCCCAACTCGTCACCCTCGCCCGCGCGTTGGAGGGCGGCTTCACCGTGGACACCGTCCACCCCTACGGCTGGTGGCGCACGGAACTGGCCGGACATCCGCTCGCCCGGACCGTCGTACGCAGGCTGATCTGGGAGATCGAGGTCGCGCCCGGCGACTGGCGGGCCGTACTGCCGGAGGCGGCGGACGAACTGCCCGACGCACCCGCCGACGCCCGCGTACGGCTCTGGCATCCCCTGCGCGCCGACGCCGACGCCGTGCGGACCTGGCGGGATCTGCTCACCGAAGCGCGCATCCGGCAGCCGTTCAAGCAGGCGTTCCGGGAGATCTACCGGCTCACCCCGGCCGAGCAGGAGACCCGCGGCTACTCCAACCGCTTCGCCGGGCATCTCGTCCACTACCGCAGGATGTTCGCGCTGTTCCGGGCCCGGGGCTGGTCGAGCGGCCGGCTCGGGCCCTGGGACATCGGGGACGAGACCGATGCCGAGCGCGTGCTGGCGGCGGGGGAGTGGCGGATCCGGTTCTTCCACTCCTGGGCCGACTGGGCGGGCGAGGACGAGCTGGCGGCGACCGACCAGGTCCGCTTCGACCGCCGGGCCGAGAGCGGCTGGCGCGAGGTGCCACTGGCCGAGGTGCCCGAGCTGGTGTTCAGCGAGGCGATGCGGGACGTGGACCTGTTCGTCGGCGTTACCTCGATCGCCGCGGACCCCGACTGGACCGACCGGGGCCCCGAACGCGCCTACTGGGAGCGGGCGTCCTTCGCCGAACTCACGGAGAGCGCCGACGCGCGCCGCGACGCCCTGGAGCGGATCGTGCCGCGCCTGAAGATCGCCGACCGGTGCTCGCTCGACGGCCGCTTCCTGGTGGTCCGCGGCGAGCTGCGCACGTACCGGATCCACATCGGCTCGGCCAACATCCTGATGGAACCGGACGGCGCCTACCTGTGCATCGTCCCCGCCCGTCAGAAGAGCGACGGCAAGGTGTTCCTGCCGTTCGAGGACGAGCGGCTCTCCCTGATCCTCAGCAAGGCGTTCCTGCTGGCCGCGGACACGGAGATCACGGACGAGACGATCCGCAGACAGATAGGCAGGCGGAGCTGA